A region of Onychomys torridus chromosome 10, mOncTor1.1, whole genome shotgun sequence DNA encodes the following proteins:
- the Gc gene encoding vitamin D-binding protein, whose product MRRGAAGLPGHNMKRVLVLLLAVALGHALERGRDYEKDKVCSELAMLGKDDFRSLSLILYSRKFPSGTFEQVSQLVKEVVALTEECCAEGADPNCYDTRTSELSIKSCESDAPFPVHPGTPECCTKEGLERKLCMAALNHQPQEFPTYVEPTNDEICEAFRKDPKGFADQFLYEYSSNYGQAPLPLLVGYTKSYLSMVGSCCTSPSPTVCFLKERLQIKQSSLLTSLSNRLCSQYAAYGKEKSRLSHLIKLAQKVPTASLGDVMPLAEELTQVLSRCCESTSEDCMARELLEHTSNICDSLFIKNSKFEECCQEKTPMDTFMCTYFMPAAEPLQLPAIQLPTKTDLCGQSTTQAMNQYTFELSRRTQVPEVFLSKVLETTLKPLSECCDAQDSTACFNTQSPLLKKQLTSFIERGREMCADYSENTFTEYKKKLAERLRTKTPNASPGELEDMIDKRSDFASKCCSINSPPLYCSSQIDAEMRDILQS is encoded by the exons ATGAGAAGAGGTGCTGCAGGGCTCCCTGGACACAACATGAAGAGGGTTCTAGTTCTCCTGCTGGCCGTAGCACTTGGGCATGCTCTAGAGCGAG GCCGAGACTATGAAAAGGACAAAGTTTGCAGCGAACTCGCCATGCTGGGGAAAGATGACTTCAGATCTTT GTCACTCATCCTATACAGCAGGAAATTTCCCAGCGGCACATTTGAACAGGTCAGCCAGCTGGTGAAGGAAGTTGTCGCCCTAACTGAAGAGTGTTGTGCTGAGGGGGCTGACCCCAACTGCTACGACACCAGG ACCTCGGAGCTGTCTATCAAGTCCTGTGAAAGTGATGCCCCCTTTCCTGTGCACCCTGGTACTCCTGAGTGTTGCACCAAAGAGGGCCTGGAGCGGAAACTCTGCATGGCTGCCCTCAATCACCAGCCACAGGAATTTCCCACCTATGTAGAACCGACAAATGATGAGATCTGTGAGGCATTCAGGAAAGATCCAAAGGGCTTTGCTGATCA ATTTCTATATGAATATTCCAGTAATTATGGACAAGCTCCTCTGCCACTTTTAGTTGGCTACACCAAGAGTTATCTCTCCATGGTTGGATCCTGCTGTACTTCTCCAAGCCCAACTGTATGCTTTTTGAAGGAG AGACTCCAGATTAAACAGTCATCACTTCTCACCAGTCTGTCGAATAGACTCTGTTCACAATATGCTGCATATGGAAAGGAGAAATCAAGGCTTAG TCATCTCATAAAACTAGCCCAAAAAGTGCCAACTGCTAGCCTGGGGGATGTAATGCCACTAGCTGAAGAACTTACTCAAGTCCTGTCCAGATGTTGTGAGTCTACCTCAGAGGACTGCATGGCCAGAGAG CTGCTTGAACACACATCAAATATATGTGACAGCCTGTTCATAAAGAATTCTAAGTTTGAAGAGTGCTGTCAAGAAAAAACACCCATGGACACTTTTATGTGCACTTACTTCATGCCAGCTGCTGAACCACTTCAATTGCCAGCCATCCAGTTGCCCACAAAGACAGACCTGTGTGGTCAGAGTACCACCCAAGCCATGAACCA GTATACATTTGAACTAAGCAGAAGGACTCAGGTTCCAGAAGTATTCCTCAGCAAAGTGCTGGAGACCACCCTGAAACCCCTTAGTGAATGCTGTGACGCACAGGACTCCACTGCCTGTTTCAACACTCAG agtcCCCTACTGAAGAAGCAACTAACTTCTTTCATTGAGAGGGGGCGGGAAATGTGTGCAGATTATTCTGAGAACACATTTACTGAATACAAGAAGAA actggcgGAGCGACTGAGGACAAAAACACCCAACGCCTCTCCAGGGGAGCTGGAGGACATGATAGACAAGCGCTCAGACTTTGCCTCCAAGTGCTGCTCTATCAACTCACCTCCTCTCTACTGCAGCTCACAG